The following proteins are encoded in a genomic region of Chroogloeocystis siderophila 5.2 s.c.1:
- a CDS encoding HAD-IA family hydrolase, with translation MTAKVIIFDFDGTLANTIDVIVDITNRLALEFGYKQTTQGELDKLKNLSSREIVKQSGISILKLPFLIKKVRAELNKEIKNIKPISEIKDVLYELSSRGHQLGIVTSNSKENIGEFLEKNEWQHLFDFVYSGTTLFGKSKIINNLIKQRKINREQIIYVGDETRDIEAARKSNVKAIAVTWGFNSAEVLAEQNPDFLVSQPQELLSAVMALHTTEEMINSYSLSNEVLLN, from the coding sequence ATGACAGCGAAAGTGATTATTTTTGATTTTGATGGTACATTAGCCAACACGATTGATGTAATTGTTGATATTACAAATCGTTTAGCTTTAGAATTTGGCTATAAACAAACAACTCAAGGTGAACTTGACAAACTCAAAAACTTAAGTTCGCGAGAAATTGTTAAGCAATCAGGAATATCAATTTTAAAGCTGCCTTTTCTGATTAAGAAAGTTAGAGCCGAACTTAATAAAGAAATCAAGAACATCAAACCCATTAGTGAAATTAAGGATGTTTTGTACGAATTAAGTTCTAGAGGGCATCAGTTGGGAATTGTTACCTCTAATTCCAAAGAAAATATCGGAGAATTTCTTGAGAAAAATGAATGGCAACATTTGTTCGATTTTGTTTACTCAGGAACCACGCTTTTTGGTAAGAGTAAAATTATCAATAATTTAATCAAACAAAGAAAAATAAATCGCGAACAAATTATTTATGTAGGTGACGAAACACGAGATATTGAAGCTGCGAGAAAAAGTAACGTTAAGGCGATCGCTGTAACTTGGGGATTTAATTCCGCGGAAGTTTTAGCTGAGCAAAACCCAGATTTTTTAGTATCGCAGCCGCAGGAGTTGTTATCAGCGGTAATGGCACTACATACGACTGAAGAAATGATAAATTCCTATTCGTTGAGCAACGAAGTATTGCTTAACTGA
- the queG gene encoding tRNA epoxyqueuosine(34) reductase QueG — protein MSIDTTQIKQKALELGFHQVGIAAVDQGVTEPQYLQAWLALGYQADMAWMANPKRQDIKLVMPDVRSLICVAINYYTPHQRPQEAKYAKISRYGWGRDYHKVLHKKLKLFSTWLEAQAEGIKARYYADTGPVQDKVWAQQAGIGWIAKNGNVITRKYGSWVFLGEVLTNLSLIPDQPHTEHCGTCTRCLDACPTDAIAQPFIVDANRCIAYHTIENRSEELPDAVAAQLHGWVAGCDICQDVCPWNQRFAKETDVVEFQPYPWNISPTLAELAEISDAEWDKRFPASALRRIKPEMLRRNAKANLQGAAIMSTSQQ, from the coding sequence ATGAGTATCGATACAACTCAAATCAAGCAAAAAGCCTTAGAGTTGGGATTTCATCAAGTAGGAATTGCCGCTGTAGATCAAGGTGTTACAGAACCACAGTATCTGCAAGCATGGTTAGCACTCGGTTATCAAGCAGATATGGCATGGATGGCAAACCCCAAGCGACAGGATATCAAATTAGTTATGCCAGACGTGCGATCGCTCATTTGTGTTGCCATAAACTACTACACTCCCCACCAACGCCCTCAAGAAGCTAAATATGCAAAAATATCGCGCTATGGCTGGGGAAGGGATTATCATAAGGTTTTACACAAAAAATTAAAGTTGTTCAGTACTTGGTTAGAAGCACAAGCCGAAGGCATCAAAGCGCGTTACTATGCGGATACAGGTCCAGTGCAAGATAAAGTCTGGGCGCAACAAGCTGGAATCGGTTGGATCGCCAAGAATGGCAATGTGATTACCCGCAAATATGGTTCTTGGGTATTTTTAGGTGAGGTACTGACTAATTTAAGTTTAATTCCTGACCAGCCACACACCGAACACTGTGGTACGTGTACTCGTTGCCTTGATGCTTGTCCTACAGATGCAATCGCACAACCTTTTATTGTTGATGCAAATCGTTGCATTGCTTATCATACAATTGAGAATCGGAGTGAAGAACTACCCGATGCAGTAGCAGCGCAACTTCATGGTTGGGTTGCGGGTTGCGATATCTGCCAAGATGTTTGCCCCTGGAATCAGCGGTTTGCTAAAGAAACAGATGTAGTGGAATTTCAGCCCTATCCCTGGAATATTTCACCTACACTTGCAGAACTTGCTGAAATTTCTGACGCCGAGTGGGATAAGCGATTTCCAGCTTCAGCACTACGGCGAATTAAACCAGAGATGTTGCGGCGAAACGCCAAAGCAAATTTACAGGGCGCAGCGATTATGTCCACAAGCCAACAGTAA
- a CDS encoding orange carotenoid protein N-terminal domain-containing protein: MTYTTESASIFSSNRFDSSTQFADAVPATIALFKRLSVDDQLALLWYAYTEMGRSITPAAPGAARLQLAEGLLSQIKAMSHAEQLQVMRDLAANRNTAISRAYGVLSTNTKLAFWYELSVLMDRGIVVPMPPGYQPSSAVTEVLEAIKSLDFGQQITVLRSTVVDMGVDPLAD; the protein is encoded by the coding sequence ATGACATACACAACCGAGTCAGCTTCCATATTTTCTTCTAACCGCTTCGACTCTAGCACCCAGTTCGCTGACGCCGTGCCTGCAACCATAGCTTTATTCAAGCGCCTCAGTGTGGACGATCAGCTAGCGTTACTTTGGTACGCCTACACCGAAATGGGGCGTTCGATTACACCCGCTGCCCCTGGTGCTGCGCGTTTACAATTAGCCGAAGGGCTACTCAGCCAAATTAAAGCAATGTCTCACGCTGAACAATTACAGGTTATGCGTGATTTAGCTGCAAACAGAAACACCGCAATCAGCCGTGCTTATGGAGTGTTGAGCACAAATACTAAGCTTGCTTTCTGGTATGAGCTTTCTGTATTAATGGATCGCGGTATTGTTGTACCGATGCCCCCTGGATACCAACCTTCTTCAGCCGTTACCGAAGTCTTAGAAGCAATCAAGTCGCTTGATTTTGGTCAACAAATCACGGTGTTGCGTAGCACGGTCGTTGATATGGGCGTCGATCCTTTAGCCGACTAG
- a CDS encoding nuclear transport factor 2 family protein → MKPESTSSANDSSERSISIEGITEPTILRYFETLNAGDFDATATLFAGDGTLKAPFESLIIGREAIAAYLHKEAQDMILSPTQGVIEPQEDAIKVQVAGKVQTSWCGVNVSWTFVLDQQRKIVAATVKLLASPQDLLAMQRPNS, encoded by the coding sequence ATGAAGCCTGAATCTACTTCCTCAGCTAATGATTCTTCAGAACGCTCGATTAGCATTGAGGGTATTACTGAACCAACGATATTGCGCTACTTTGAAACGCTCAACGCAGGTGACTTTGATGCAACTGCGACACTCTTTGCTGGCGATGGCACACTTAAGGCACCTTTTGAATCTCTGATTATAGGACGAGAGGCGATCGCTGCTTACCTTCATAAAGAAGCACAAGACATGATTCTCTCACCAACTCAAGGAGTCATTGAGCCGCAAGAAGATGCAATCAAGGTACAAGTTGCCGGAAAAGTGCAAACTTCTTGGTGCGGTGTTAACGTCTCTTGGACATTCGTACTCGATCAGCAACGCAAAATTGTTGCTGCTACTGTCAAATTGCTTGCTTCGCCGCAAGATTTATTAGCAATGCAGCGTCCTAATTCATAA
- a CDS encoding response regulator, whose translation MNKIRVALIEDHDLTRVGIRTALQQRQEIEVIGEAANASEGLKLLQTSHPDIAIIDIGLPDKDGIELTRQIKASQDSEDDSHTKVLILTLRDNKEAVLAAFAAGADSYCMKDISFDNLLEALRVTHGGNSWIDPAIARIVLQQARETPEIAEPVTAESKTVAINAADAEYDQMIAAYPLTERELEVLQLIVEGCSNAVIAEKLYITVGTVKTHVRNILNKLCADDRTQAAVRALRSGLVG comes from the coding sequence ATGAATAAAATTCGTGTTGCTCTAATTGAAGACCATGACCTCACCCGCGTGGGTATTCGTACAGCCCTGCAACAGCGACAGGAAATTGAAGTGATTGGAGAAGCAGCTAACGCCAGTGAAGGGCTAAAACTGTTACAAACAAGTCATCCTGATATTGCGATCATTGATATTGGTTTACCTGACAAAGATGGTATTGAACTCACGCGGCAAATTAAAGCCAGTCAAGATAGTGAAGATGATAGTCATACTAAGGTATTGATTTTAACTTTACGCGACAACAAAGAAGCTGTTCTAGCAGCTTTTGCTGCGGGTGCGGACTCCTATTGCATGAAGGATATTAGCTTTGACAACTTGCTAGAAGCGTTACGCGTGACGCATGGTGGTAACTCGTGGATTGATCCAGCGATCGCGCGGATTGTTCTACAACAAGCAAGAGAAACGCCGGAAATTGCTGAACCAGTTACGGCGGAGAGTAAGACAGTTGCGATCAATGCGGCTGATGCAGAATATGACCAAATGATCGCTGCGTACCCACTTACCGAACGCGAACTTGAAGTCTTGCAACTGATCGTCGAAGGTTGCAGTAATGCGGTGATTGCCGAGAAGTTGTATATTACAGTCGGCACAGTAAAAACACACGTGCGTAACATCCTCAATAAGCTGTGCGCTGATGACCGTACTCAAGCTGCGGTTCGGGCATTGCGTTCTGGCTTGGTAGGATAA